A region of Oncorhynchus masou masou isolate Uvic2021 chromosome 29, UVic_Omas_1.1, whole genome shotgun sequence DNA encodes the following proteins:
- the LOC135519567 gene encoding peptidyl-prolyl cis-trans isomerase G-like, with protein MGIKVQRPRCFFDIGISNVLVGRVVVELFSDVCPKTCENFRCLCTGEKGIGKGTQKPLHYKGCLFHRIVKDFMIQGGDFSEGNGKGGESIYGGFFEDESFSVKHNKEYLLSMANRGKDTNGSQFFITTKPTPHLDGVHVVFGQVISGQEVVQTMESQKTDAGSRPYAEVKVMNCGELIPKSKAKKEEKRRQKAISSGSDSSSDSDSSDVSSESASDSDKESKKRKKRHKKESKKKDKKQKKKDKKGSEPGSGEEKEEEVTSTVRPEEIPPIPENKFLMRRSPQQQNEEAEAGKEREKAREREKPRERMFNCQSTYKRRLLMTRSGRTIKGRGPRRYRTPSHSRSRSRDRFRRSETPPHWRQEMQRVQRAPRASSGDRWIKGDKGDMTESRNESGKAPRGRGRKTSETKHENTAENSNQNREKAKKGRSHRSKSKEKDPNKTEDKHNKHKAKKAKSRSRSKSKEKSCRSKSRERDQKHGKSDDKRGRSRSKDRNLNKERATESGTHDCDRSKERAKPTEADIKNRKETKGRNGEKLRTKSRSKERNSGKNRNQSSSRSRDRGRRASSRDKEQARDRERGRERSKSMERQHHREREDKRRGRSKSRERTRSPDKNKSRDSRRGRRSRSKSNNRDHSKDGSSHQRKNKDSEDTHRRRRSKSRNLENKGKDRSRKSPISKKKRDGSPEKESSHKSKDAGKNPERNQKSKSQEKDKNHSKKKKSSSDDSD; from the exons ATGGGAATCAAGGTTCAGCGTCCACGCTGCTTCTTTGACATTGGCATCAGTAACGTGCTGG TTGGCAGAGTTGTGGTAGAATTGTTTTCTGATGTCTGTCCCAAAACATGTGAGAACTTTCGATGCCTCTGCACAG GCGAGAAAGGAATTGGAAAAGGTACACAAAAACCTCTGCATTACAAAGGATGCCTATTCCACAGAATTGTGAAGGACTTCATGATTCAAGGAGGAGACTTCAGTGAAG GCAATGGAAAGGGAGGGGAATCTATCTATGGTGGATTCTTTGAAG ATGAAAGCTTCTCTGTCAAACATAACAAGGAGTACCTCCTGTCAATGGCAAACAGGGGCAAAGATACCAATGGATCACAGTTTTTTAT AACAACAAAACCCACACCACACTTAGATGG TGTCCATGTGGTTTTTGGCCAAGTGATCTCTGGACAAGAGGTCGTTCAGACAATGGAGAGTCAAAAGACAGATGCCGGCAGTAGACCATACGCTGAGGTGAAAGTTATGAACTGTGGCGAGCTCATTCCAAAATCGAAAG CaaaaaaagaagagaagagaagacaaaAGGCCATCTCCAGTGGCAGCGACAGCTCAAGTGACTCTGACAGTTCTGACGTCTCTTCTGAATCTGCGAGTGACTCTGATAAAGAATCCAAGAAACGGAAGAAGAGGCATAAGAAAGAGTCCAAGAAGAAGGAcaagaaacagaagaagaaagaTAAGAAAGG GTCTGAGCCCGGCAGTggtgaggagaaagaggaagaggttacaTCTACAGTACGACCAGAGGAAATCCCTCCTATCCCAGAAAATAAGTTCCTTATGAGGAGAAGTCCTCAGCAGCAAAATGAAGAGGCTGAGGCTGGAAAGGAGCGGGAAAAGGCTAGGGAGAGGGAAAAGCCTAGGGAGAG AATGTTTAATTGTCAGTCAACATATAAGAGGAGACTTCTGATGACAAGATCAGGCAGGACGATTAAAGGCAGAGGTCCAAGA CGGTACCGAACTCCGTCACACTCCAGGTCAAGGTCAAGGGATCGTTTCCGACGCAGCGAGACTCCTCCACACTGGCGCCAGGAGATGCAGCGTGTACAAAGGGCACCAAGAGCATCCAGTGGAGACCGCTGGATCAAGGGTGACAA GGGTGACATGACAGAGAGCAGGAATGAGAGTGGCAAAGCTccaagaggaagagggaggaagactTCTGAAACCAAGCATGAAAACACTGCTGAAAACTCCAATCAAAACAGAGAGAAGGCGAAGAAAGGTCGCTCTCATAGATCCAAGAGCAAAGAAAAGGACCCTAATAAAACTGAAGACAAGCATAACAAACACAAGGCAAAGAAGGCCAAATCTCGAAGCCGCAGTAAGAGCAAAGAGAAAAGTTGTAGGTCCAAAAGCAGAGAGAGGGAtcagaaacatggcaaaagtGATGATAAGAGGGGCCGCTCAAGAAGCAAGGACAGAAACCTAAATAAAGAGAGAGCCACAGAGTCTGGAACTCATGACTGTGATAGAAGTAAAGAACGCGCTAAACCCACTGAGGCTGACATTAAGAACAGAAAGGAGACAAAAGGAAGAAATGGTGAGAAGCTGAGGACAAAGTCTAGAAGCAAGGAGAGGAACTCTGGAAAGAACCGAAACCAATCTAGCAGCAGAAGCAGGGACAGGGGGAGACGTGCCTCATCTCGAGACAAAGAGCAAGCACGGGACAGAGAGCGAGGTAGGGAGCGCAGTAAGAGCATGGAAagacagcaccacagagagagggaggacaagaggagaggtaGATCCAAGAGCAGAGAACGGACAAGGAGTCCAGACAAGAATAAGAGCAGGGACTCGCGTAGAGGCAGGCGCTCCAGGAGTAAGAGCAACAATAGAGACCATAGCAAAGACGGTTCATCTCATCAGAGGAAGAACAaagacagtgaagacactcacAGACGAAGGCGGTCCAAGAGCAGAAACTTGGAGAATAAAGGGAAGGACAGAAGTAGAAAGAGCCCCATCTCCAAGAAGAAAAGGGATGGCAGCCCAGAAAAGGAGTCCTCTCACAAGTCCAAAGATGCAGGGAAAAACCCTGAGCGGAATCAAAAGTCAAAGAGCCAAGAGAAGGATAAAAACCACAGCAAGAAAAAGAAGTCCAGTTCTGATGATAGTGATTAG